A portion of the Campylobacter concisus ATCC 51562 genome contains these proteins:
- the mraY gene encoding phospho-N-acetylmuramoyl-pentapeptide-transferase: MFYYIYEILNFNIFQYITVRAGIAFFIAFALTTYLMPKFITWAKAKNAAQPIYELAPQTHQKKAKTPTMGGLVFVFTAVLSTIICARLDNAFVLTSLFCLVCFTLLGYKDDYSKILGAKNHAGLSPKAKLFFQFLIAFVISVFLYASHELSTEFYLPFFKQPILDLKIFAIFFWTLVIVAASNSVNLTDGLDGLATVPSIFSLLTLGVFAYICGHAVFSSYLLLPKIIGVGESVVVSSALIGSLMGFLWFNCHPAEVFMGDSGSLSVGAYIGFMGVATKNEILLIIIGLIFVVETLSVILQVGSFKIFKRRIFLMAPIHHHFEIKGWAENKIIVRFWIIALLANLIALTALKIR; this comes from the coding sequence ATGTTTTACTATATCTATGAAATTTTAAATTTTAATATCTTTCAATACATCACCGTCCGTGCTGGTATCGCTTTTTTCATCGCTTTTGCACTTACAACTTATTTGATGCCCAAATTTATCACTTGGGCAAAGGCAAAAAACGCCGCCCAGCCTATCTACGAGCTTGCCCCACAAACTCACCAAAAAAAGGCCAAAACGCCGACCATGGGCGGACTTGTTTTTGTCTTTACAGCCGTACTTTCCACGATAATTTGTGCAAGGCTTGATAACGCATTTGTCTTAACATCTCTCTTTTGCCTAGTTTGCTTTACGCTGCTTGGCTACAAGGACGATTACAGTAAAATTTTAGGAGCAAAAAACCACGCCGGCCTAAGCCCAAAAGCAAAGCTTTTTTTTCAGTTTTTAATAGCCTTTGTAATTTCTGTTTTTTTATATGCAAGTCATGAGCTTAGCACCGAGTTTTATCTACCTTTTTTTAAACAACCTATTTTAGATTTAAAAATTTTTGCCATTTTCTTTTGGACACTAGTCATAGTCGCTGCTTCAAATTCGGTAAATTTAACAGACGGGCTTGACGGGCTAGCTACTGTGCCATCTATATTTTCGCTTCTGACACTTGGCGTTTTTGCTTATATCTGCGGACACGCTGTCTTTAGCTCATATTTACTCTTGCCAAAGATCATAGGCGTTGGTGAAAGCGTTGTTGTCTCTTCAGCCCTAATTGGCTCATTGATGGGCTTTTTATGGTTTAACTGCCATCCAGCTGAAGTCTTTATGGGCGATAGCGGTAGCTTAAGCGTTGGAGCATATATCGGTTTTATGGGCGTTGCGACAAAAAACGAAATTTTACTCATCATCATCGGCCTCATCTTTGTCGTTGAAACCCTAAGCGTTATCTTACAAGTGGGAAGCTTTAAAATTTTCAAACGCAGAATTTTTCTCATGGCGCCCATACATCATCATTTTGAGATAAAAGGCTGGGCGGAAAATAAGATCATCGTTCGCTTTTGGATCATCGCACTTTTAGCAAATCTAATCGCATTAACTGCGCTAAAGATCAGATAA
- the murD gene encoding UDP-N-acetylmuramoyl-L-alanine--D-glutamate ligase has translation MRKSLFGYGGTTKAIAKNFTKDGLWDIYDDKFSEISKDEFGNALLPVSEFDPAKSGLEIPSPGIPPHHELIKEARNLVSEYDYFYEIYKENLPFNIWISGTNGKTTTTKMTQHLLDSKGSVMGGNVGIALANLDPHAKIWILETSSFTLHYTNHATPGIYVLLPITPDHLSWHGNMSEYEKAKLKPLASMSESSVAIVPEIYANTPTKAKVIAYKDESDLAKFCGVSVDDINFKTPFLLDALLALAVEKILFDRCDVALLNTFVIEANKLEEFSDKNGRIWVNDTKATNIDASIQAVKRYKDHFIHLILGGDDKGVDMTPLFEGLKSLRVKIYAIGSNSDKLMKLATKFGIPALKCDFLQNAVNEINKELKTNEIALLSPAAASLDQFKSYAERGDKFKEFIKVL, from the coding sequence ATGAGAAAATCGCTATTTGGCTATGGTGGCACGACAAAGGCTATCGCTAAAAATTTTACAAAAGACGGTCTTTGGGATATCTATGATGATAAATTTAGTGAAATTTCTAAGGACGAGTTTGGCAATGCTCTTTTGCCAGTTAGCGAATTTGATCCAGCAAAAAGCGGCCTAGAGATACCAAGTCCAGGCATCCCGCCTCATCACGAGCTTATTAAAGAAGCTAGAAATTTGGTAAGCGAGTATGACTATTTTTATGAAATTTATAAAGAAAATCTGCCATTTAATATCTGGATAAGTGGCACAAACGGCAAGACTACGACAACCAAGATGACACAGCACCTACTAGATAGCAAGGGCTCAGTCATGGGCGGTAATGTTGGTATCGCACTAGCAAATTTAGATCCGCACGCTAAAATTTGGATACTTGAGACTAGCTCATTCACTCTTCACTACACAAATCACGCTACACCTGGTATCTACGTGCTTTTGCCGATCACTCCAGATCATCTAAGCTGGCATGGTAACATGAGTGAGTATGAAAAGGCTAAGTTAAAGCCGCTTGCTAGCATGAGCGAAAGTAGCGTGGCGATAGTGCCTGAAATTTACGCCAATACGCCAACAAAGGCAAAAGTGATTGCTTACAAAGACGAGAGCGATCTGGCTAAATTTTGCGGTGTAAGCGTAGATGATATAAATTTCAAAACGCCATTTTTACTTGACGCGTTGCTAGCACTTGCGGTAGAGAAAATTTTATTTGACCGCTGCGATGTCGCGCTTTTAAATACCTTCGTCATCGAGGCAAATAAGCTTGAAGAATTTAGCGATAAAAATGGCAGAATCTGGGTCAATGACACAAAAGCGACTAACATAGACGCAAGCATACAAGCCGTTAAACGCTACAAAGATCATTTCATACATCTAATACTTGGTGGCGATGATAAGGGTGTTGATATGACGCCACTTTTTGAAGGCTTAAAGAGTTTAAGAGTAAAAATTTACGCCATTGGCTCAAATAGTGACAAACTCATGAAATTAGCGACTAAATTTGGCATACCGGCTTTAAAATGCGATTTTTTACAAAATGCTGTAAATGAGATAAATAAAGAGCTAAAGACCAACGAGATAGCACTTCTTAGCCCGGCAGCTGCGAGCCTTGATCAGTTTAAGAGCTATGCCGAGCGAGGCGATAAATTTAAAGAGTTTATAAAGGTGCTTTAA